The nucleotide window TTTTCCGGCATCACGACACGGTCAAGCAAGTCCTTTGAGTTGCCACCGCGGTCGCCTTCAGCTGAAACAGCTATCCAATCGACAGTCTGGTCGCCCTTTTCAAAATCGAGCGCAGTATAAACGTGCGTACCGATGTCCTTGTCTATGTTCTTCAGCGTTACAGGCGCTGAATACACATCACGGAACTTGCGGCGCACACGCAGCATTGCATTCTGCGGCTTTTCATATCCGGCCTCGGCGTAGATCATTGCCACAAGCGCATCGGTCACATTGCCGGTTACCGGCAGCTCCGCACCTTCCTGATAAAGGCTCACGGCAGCACGTGTCTTGCGGCCAAAGATACCATCGACCGGACCGGCGTCGTAGCCCATCTCATTGAGAAGACGTTGCAGCACCCTTGTGCGGCTCGGCGCTTTTTGAGGTGTAATGATCATCCGCAAAGGCTTGTCGAAATACGGATTTTCCGGCTCAGCCACAGGCAGCGAGGCCTGCAGGCTTGCAGGTTGAATGGCGCCACGCAGGGCGGAATCTGCCTGAATGTTCCTGCTCGACAGGCTTGCAACTTTCGTTTCCGGAACGAAAGGCTGTGGCAAGACGCTGTGGCGGACGCTTTGCGGCTTTGCCGGATCCCTGGTGACCACGACATGCATGCCCCTGTCCGTCATGCTGTAAAGCGACTTGGCAAAAGGACGCGGCATGCGAATGCAGCCATGAGAGGCCGGATAGCCGGGCAATCTGCCCACATGCAGCGCAATACCTGACCAGGTAAGTCGTTGCATGAACGGCATTGGTGCATTGTCATAAAGATTGGAAAAATGTTTGCGGCGCTTTTCCAGGATCGAAAAAACACCCGTGGGCGTGCTGTGCCCGCGCTTTCCCGAAGAGATCGGCGACGTTTCGATCAGATCGAGCCCGCGATAAACCTGAATCTGCTGTTCGTTCAACGATACCAGCATATGCAATGGCGGCTCGGTTGCCGCTTTTTCGGCATCCTTTGCAGTATCACGTGCCCAGGCACCGGATACGGCGGTAGCTGACAGAAGTGCTGCACTTGCCAGACCCAGCAGAGCGCGTGTCCGCCTTCCGCGGCTATATTTACTACAAGACGACATCCCAGAGCTCCCCAACGCAAAACCTATCAAGCTCGACCTAGTGTTTAACCGAGATCTTTTTAGATCGGGTTAGGAAACACGGTTACTTATTGGTTTCCTTCACCCTTTCCCCCAATCCGTCGCACACTATCGGGACTCGATCTGTTATTCACATCACAAATTGTACAGCTCTGACTCCAAGATGTGAGGATTGCCGCGCCGGAGACTCGAGACGTCGCGCCTTTCCAATCTATTTCTTCAGGCCATCCTGGAAGACGACCGCTTCACCACGGGACGGCGTTGTGAGCTCGTCTTCCCACATGACGCGCTGACCTCGCACAATGGTGCCAATGGGCCAACCGGTCACGTCCTTACCGTCATATGGCGTCCAACCACACTTGGAAGCTATCCACTCGTTCCGGATGGTTTTCTTGAGCTTCATGTCCACGACGGTGAAGTCGGCATCATAGCCGATTGCGATCCGACCCTTGCGGGCAGTCTGGAACAGCCTGAGTGGGCCTGCGCTTGTCATATCGACAAATCGGGCGAGGCTCAGTCGACCGGCGTTTACATGATCGAGCATGATGGGGACCAGTGTCTGAACACCCGTCATACCCGACGGAGAGGCAGGATAGGGCTTCTGCTTTTCCTCCAGCAGATGTGGCGCATGATCTGAGCCGAGTATATCGAGAATGCCCTGCTGCAAACCCCACCAAAGACGTTCCGAATGGCGCGGCGCGCGCACCGGCGGGTTCATCTGCACCAGCGAACCGAGACGGTGATAGGCCTCATCCGTCAATGTCAGATGATGCGGAGTAACTTCAATAGAGGCCACATCCTTGTGGGTGATCAGATAGTCCACTTCCTCCGCCGTCGAGAGGTGCAGAACATGGATCTTCGCGCCTGTTTCCCGGGCGATGGTGACAAGACGATCGGTACATTTCAGTGCCGCGACTTCGTCCCGCCAGATCGGATGCGAACTCGGATCGCCCGCAACGCGCTCTCCCTCGCGCTCGCGCAGGCGAAATTCGTCTTCAGAGTGAAACGCCGCGCGACGTCTTGTTACCGACAAAATATCCCTGACACCCTGATCGTCTTCGACCAAAAGATCTCCGGTCGAGGACCCCATGAAGACCTTGATACCTGCAGCTGCCGGAAGACGCTCCAGCTCTGGAATGTCCTTCACGTTTTCCCGGGTACCACCAACCCAGAACGCAAAGTCGCAATGCATTCGGTGGTGACCACGGCTGACCTTGTCGGCAAGCGCTGCTTCACTTGTAGTCAAAGGGTTGGTGTTGGGCATTTCGAAGACAGTCGTCACTCCGCCCATTGCGGCAGCGCGCGATCCGGTTTCGAGGTCTTCCTTGTGCTCAAGTCCGGGCTCGCGGAAATGAACCTGTGTGTCCATCACTCCCGGCAGGACATGCAGTCCTGTGCAGTCGATCACTTCTCCGGCCTGAGCGCTGTCGAATGAACCGATGCCGGCGATGCGACCATTTCTTATCCCGACATCCCGAACCCCCTCGCCGTCCTGGTTGACTACGGTTCCGCCTTGCAGGATCAGGTCATAGGTCGCGCTCATTGGGCTCCTCCGGTATCACGTTCAGGGCAATCTGACTGGTCTCATGGGGCTTATACGCGGCCCCCATAAAAAGAGCCAGACGCCACACCCGGTTTCCACTCTTGCCCGCACCAAGGAGAGCGCCTATTTGGGGCAAAGACGAAATTTCTTGTCCGACAAAAGGAAGATGCCGTGCCGTCTGCAACTTACGCTCATCTGACCGATCGTTCGCTGATCAAGGTCGCCGGCGATGAAGCCACACATTTTCTGCAGAATCTGGTGACGTCGGATATCGACAATCTGGGCCAACTCGGCGCTGCGTCCGCAGCTCTGCTGACGCCTCAAGGCAAGATCCTCTTCGATTTTTTGATCTACAAGTTCGACGACGTTTACTATGTGGATGCGCCGAGTGCCGTGGCCACCGACCTGCTCAAACGCCTGACCTTTTACCGCTTGCGGGCGAAAGTCGACCTTGAGGCGGTTGATGCCGAAATTGGTGTCTTCGCTGTTTGGGGAAATGGAAAAGCTGCAGATAAAGGTCTTCTTTCAGTCAATGATCCCCGTCTGGAAGCACTCGGTCAACGGGTTGTCGGTCAGATCGACCAACTTTCGCAAACCCTTGATGGTGTCGCCGCGGACCTTTCTGCATATGATGCACATCGGATCGCACATGGCGTGCCGGAGGGACTGAAAGACTACGACTATTCTGACATCTTTCCGCATGATGCAGACCTCGACCAGCTGAACGGCGTCTCCTTTACCAAGGGCTGCTATGTCGGCCAGGAGGTTGTTTCGCGGGTCCAGCATCGTGGCACGGCTCGCAAGCGGTTCGTCAAGGTTGAAAGCAGCTCTGCTCTCTTTGACAAGGGAACTGACCTTACCGCCGCAGGAAAAAATGTTGGGACACTGGGGTCAACTGCCGTCGGTCAGAACGGGTCAGTCGGGCTGGCACTCATCCGCCTTGACAAGGTTGCGCAGGCCAAGGACAACGGCAACCCACTTCTATGCGGCGATGTGGAAGTCGACGTGATTCTGCCTGACTGGGCAAAATTCACTTGGCCTGAAACGAGCGCCGCGGACTGAAACCGCTCTTTGTCCTGAGGACCGATGCCCGCTGCCCGCTCCGACCAGCCCCCTCGTGCCTGGCAACGCATGTTGTCGGGACGACGCCTGAATCTTCTTGACCCTTCTCCGCTCGACGTCGAGATTTCAGATATTGCGCACGGCCTTGCCCGGGTCGCTCGCTGGAATGGCCAAACCTTCGGCAATCACGCATTTTCAGTGGCCGAACACTCGCTGATCGTTGAAGACATAGCGCTGCAGCTCAGGCCCGATCTGACGGCAAACTGGCGGCTTGCCGTATTGCTGCACGACGCGCCGGAATACGTGATCGGAGACATGATTTCACCGTTCAAAGCGGTTATCGGCGAAGCCTACAAGGCCGTGGAAACCCGGCTGCAAGGCGCAATTCACTTGCGTTTCGGATTGCCTGCGGACATCCCCGCAACAGTCAAAAAACTTGCCAAACGAGCGGACATCATCAGCGCTTATTTCGAGGCCGTCGAACTCGCCGGTTTCGATGAGCAGGAAGCAGCCAAGATCTTTGGGCGGCCCCGTGGCTTTCCACTCAACAAGGATGGCAAATTGCACTACGGACTTGAGCCGATGCCGGTGGCCAAGGCCCAGGAAAAATTCATGGAACGCTTCAACGAGATCGAAGCCCTGCGCGAAGCTGGGAACAAACGAAGCGAACACAAAGCAAACGGGTGACCTTGAGCGCGAATGACCCTAGTTTGTTGGCAGACACTAAAAAGGTACTGCCATGCTTCACGTGTGCTCCTTATCCAAGCTGACGGATACGGTGAATAAGACCGGCGCAAAATCACTGGTCACGCTAATCAATGCGGAGATGGAAGTACCGACGCCGGCCGGCATTGATCCCGGCAAGCACCTCTTCCTGGCCTTCAATGACATTGTTGACCCTGTCCAAGGATTGATCCCGGCAAGCGAACGGCATGTTGAAGATCTGCTTGCCTTTGTTAACTCCTGGGACAGGCAGGCGCCGCTGGTTATTCATTGCTGGGCCGGGATCAGCAGATCTACGGCAGGAGCCTATGTTGCGGCCTGCACGCTCAACCCGACGGCAAACGAATATACGCTCGCAGCCCTGCTGCGGGAGCGCTCACCGTCGGCGACGCCAAACGCACGCATCGTTGCCATGGCTGACAAGTTGTTGGGCCGCGAGGGACGCATGATCGATGCCATTCGCGGGATTGGACGAGGTGCCAACGCCTTTGAAGGAGCGCCGTTTCTCATGCCCATCGACATTCAGGAGTAGCCATGCCGCATCGGCAAGCCAGCATCGAAATCGGATTGAATGCCGTCATCGTGTCGGTTTCCAACGGCATGCCCCAGATTGTCCACGTCAACGACACGGTGGACTCGCCCCTCAACGGACTTCCCTTCGGGCCGTTCGACCCGATCCGACACCGTACCTTTGACATCGGTCTGAGGGCCTGGGTGGAAGAGCAGACCGCCTTGCGGCTCGGCTATGTCGAACAACTCTACACATTTGGAGATCGGGGCCGTCACCGCGTTGCCGGCGACGAAGGACCCCATGTGGTTTCCGTCGGCTACCTCGCCTTGACAAGGCAGACGCCAAATTCCGAGGAAACACTGGCCAAACACAACTCCGCCTGGCATTCCTGGTATGACTATTTTCCCTGGGAGGACTGGCGAAGCGGACGTCCCTCACTTCTCGACAACGAAATACTGCCGACGCTCGACGCCTGGGCCCAGGAACCACCGGCGCCCGGAGAACCCCCAAGGCCACTTGCCCGCAGCGAACGTATTCACCTTGCCTTCGGCACCGGCACGACAAGCTGGGACGAGGAACGCGCGCTCGAGCGCTATGAGCTGCTTTATGAAGCCGGATTGGTGCAGGAAGCCCGAACGGACGGCCGCGCCGCGGCGCAAGCCCGCGGCGATCTTCCTTTCCTTGGCGTGCCCATGAGGTTCGACCATCGACGCGTTCTGGCAACAGCGATCTCCCGTCTGCGCGGGAAGTTGAAATATCGGCCAGTCATTTTCGAACTCATGCCGGAAACTTTCACGCTGACAGACCTGCAAACATCCGTCGAAGCAATTTCCGGGCGTCACCTGCACAAACAGAATTTCAGGCGACTTGTTGAAAACGCTGATCTGGTGGAACCGACCGGAGCAACCTCGACGGCGACCGGTGGAAGGCCGGCCGCCCTGTTCCGTTTTCGTCATCAACTGATGAGCGAGCGCCCTGCACCTGGATTGCGCGTTGGCGGAGGACGATAACCGCCAGTTGGTCGAATCGGCTTTTAATTTGTGCCTAAGACTTTGACGTCTTGGGTCAATTTCCGACATTCAGCACCAAAAACTACTTGGCAATATTAACCATAACTTCGCGCATTTGAGTTCGAACGCCGAGAAATTCCGCGAATTCTTCGCTTATTAACGCTCTTTCAAGGTTAAGCAGACATCTTCAATTGCAGTATTGCCGTTTACACGGCGTTAGCACCGTTCGTCCGGTGAACCGGGACGATGTGTAACGAGTTGGAGTTGGCTGCGTATGTCTGGCCCAAAGTCCCGCAACAGAAAGCGGTTTTCTGCAAAAGTGACTCAGGAATACGGCCCGGTCCGTGCGCGCATGCGGCGGATTAAATATGTTCTTGTTGCCAGTCCGTTGTTGTTCATCGGGCTGGGCGGGTCGGTTGCCGAGCAGGATATCTTCGCACTCATCAACGCTCGCAATGAAGCCTCACCACGCTGGATGATGGCTTTGGAGCCCGGCAACTTTACCTCCAAGGTCTCACCGCAATTGTCGCTGGCAACGGCACCTCCTCCGAGCCACACAAGTGCGCCGGTTCTGACGCTGACATCGGCAGACGAGGAATTCGAAGCCAAACCGGTGATGGGTCTTGATGAGGTTGCCAGAAGCGTTCAGCCCACTGAGATTCCAGACCGGATTGAAACCAATGCATCCTCCAAGGGGGACCGGCTGATCACCATGGCTCCCGATCGGCAGATGGTCGATCAGGCTGCCGGGAACGTCTTTGCGATGTCGAGCCTGATCTCGACCGAGAAAAAACACAAAGACCTGCCGCGTGTCGCTTTCGTCAAGCCGGCACCGCTCGACAGCAAGGAATCCACCCTGCTGGCCAAAGCCAGCGAAGATGGGCTCCTGGAAGACGGACCGCTCGATCTACAACGGGTCATGATGGCACGCAATGCGGCTGCAGCCAGCTTTTCACTCGTTTCCGCGTATGCCCCAGACAGTGTCAAAGAGACCAAAGAGCCCTTCGACGCCCTGTTTGGTGCAGCGAAATACGAGCAGGAACTGCCCCCGCCAGAAGATCCTGAGAACCCGCATTGGTGGGCGCAAAAGCCGCTGCCGCTTTCCGTCGGTCAACGCAAGGAGCAGCGCTGCCTGGCTGAGGCGATCTATTTCGAAGCCCGCGGCGAGTCCGAAGAGGGACAGGTGGCAGTTGCTCAGGTCGTTCTGAACCGGGTCAAAAACCCGGCCTATCCGAATTCCATCTGTGGCGTGGTCTACCAGAACAAGCACAAGCGCAATCGTTGCCAGTTCTCCTTCGCTTGTGACGGGATCAAGGATCGCATCTCAAGTCCGGCTGCCTGGAAGACGGCGCAACGTCTGACCAAGGACGTTTTGAACGGCAAACAGTACCTGAAGATGGTCGATGCCTCGACGCACTATCACGCAACGTATGTGAGCCCACGTTGGGCACGGTCCATGGCCAAACGCGGCCAGGTCGGACTTCATATCTTCTACAAGACCTACGCGGGCGGCTGGAACTGATCCGGACGTTCAGCTTCGTCAGTCGTTTGACCGGAAGACATTTGTGACCACATAGGTGGCAAGCAGAACAAGGTGAAAGCCGAGCAGTGCTGCCACTTGCAGCATGCTGATCTGCGAGAACTCCAGCAATTCGCTCAAAACGTGGATCGACGAGATAATAATGATCGTCGAGACGATCCGGTGTTTCATCCGTCGGTAGGCCCGTTCTCCCTGCTGAATGTAGTCGTCGCCGTGTACCGACTTCTTGAGCCGGTATGTGTTGTAGGTGTTGGTCGCGACCATGATCAGCAGATTGGCAATAAAAACCATGTCGAGAAGATTGAGGATCAGCAGGATCGTCTTCTTGCGGTCCAAAAACTCGTATGTTTCGACCGCGTGATAGATGTCCACGAAGAACGTGATCAGAAACAGCACCATACCGACCGCAAGACCCAAAAGCATGGGAATCTGCGCATAGCGTGTCAGTCGGATGACGAGGTCTTTTTCTACTGTGCTGTTGTTGTGATTGTGCTCTTCGCTCATCATGCGCCCTGACGCAACGGATCTGACTTATTGCAACGCACGCTAGAGTGCTTTTTAAAGCCGATCAACCAATGCCTGTCGGCATCAGGACAGCTCAATGTCCAGCCCGAGGTCCAGAACCGGCGCTGAATGTGTGATCCAGCCTGAAGAAATAAGGTCGACGCCGCTTTCTGCGACCGCCCTGACGGTGTCGAGTTCTATGCCGCCAGACGCTTCCAAAAGCACCTTGCCGTTTGCAATTCCGACAGCTTTCTCAAGCCTTTCGGGCGGCATGTTGTCGAGCATGACCACATCCGGCGCTGCAGCGAGGGCCTCTTCAAGCTGTTCCAGCGTGTCGACTTCCACCTCGATTTTGACAAGGTGTCCGGCAAAGGCCTTGGCTGCTTCGATCGCGTTTGTCACTCCACCGGCAACCGCAATATGATTGTCCTTGATCAACACGGCATCATCCAGCCCAAAACGGTGGTTGGCTCCCCCACCACACTTGACCGCGTATTTTTCAAAAGCGCGAAGACCCGGGGTGGTTTTTCGCGTGCAGACAATATCGGCTTTGGTGTGAGCGATCTGATCGGCAAACAAGGATGTAGCCGTGGCAATGCCCGACAGATGCCCGAGAAAGTTCAAGGCAACCCTTTCAGCAGCAAGCAATGCCCGCGCTGGTCCTTCAATATGCGCAACAATGTCTCCCGGTGCCAGCCGATCCCCGTCGTTGCGAGCCAGATCGAACTGCAACCTTGTATCGGTTTGCCGAAACGCGCTTTCAGCACATCCGGCACCCGCAAGCACACCAGGCTTTCGTGCTGCGATCACCGCGCGGGCGGTCGCAGTAGAAGGAAGTGTTGCCTGACTTGTGACATCGCCCGCCCTGCCCCAATCTTCAAGAAGTGCGGATTTAACCGCCTCATCGATCATGAGACGCGGGAGTTCAGGCAGTGTGTTGGGAGACATGCGCTCCTCCGGTCAAGCAGTTTCCAGAGCTTCGGCGGTCAGGGTCTCGACCTCGCTCAAGGTTGTATAGGAACGCTTTGCAAGATCGGGATGTTCCTGAGGGAAATCCTTGCGGAAATGGCCTCCCCGGCTCTCTTCCCGTTTCAGCGCCGCGGCCGCAATTATCTTGCCGGCGACCATCATGTTCCTGATCGATTGACGCACACAAATCTTTTCGGCGCGCACAATATCGCTCAAGGCTTCCTTCAGGCCTCCGGCGTCGCGAAGCACTCCGACATTCTTGGACAAGGTGGTTCGCAAAACAGTGATGGCATCACGTTCCTCAACGTTGCGCTGACTGGGAAGACCTGGAGCATCGTCCATTTCGTTCCAATAGGCGCTTCGAGGCGTCGGCATCAAACCCTGAATGTCTTCTGCGATCCTTGCAGCAAAAACGACGGCCTCGAGCAGAGAATTGGACGCAAGGCGATTTGCACCGTGAGCTCCTGTTGAAGCCACCTCACCGGCCGCCCAAAGACCGTCCAGAGATGTCCGGCCATTTGCGTCTGTCAGGACACCACCCATGTGATAGTGCTCCGCTGGCGCAACGGGCAGCAAGTCTTTTGACGGATCAATGCCGGCGGCCGTAGCTGCCTTGAAAACCGTTGGAAACTCTTCCTGAAACTTTGCACCAATCGCTTCACGGCAGTCGAGAAATGCCCCGCGTCCGGCCGAAACCTCTTCATGGATCGCCCGGGCAACAATGTCACGAGGGGCGAGCTCCAGGTCTGGATGGACCTTTTCCATAAACCGCTCGCCAGCCTTGTTCACAAGAATAGCGCCTTCACCTCGAAGGGCCTCTGTGGCAAGCGGGGCCGGATCTTTACCGACATCCAGCGCTGTGGGGTGGAACTGGACAAATTCGGCATCTGCGATCACGGCGCCAGCTCTTGCCGCCATCGCAAGTCCGTGCCCATTGGCCTCGTAAGGGTTTGTGGTCAGACCGAACAGGTGACCGACACCACCGGAAGCAAGCACCACCGCCTTGGCCGGAAAGGCCAAACGTTCAATGCCACCGCGCCGCCGCGCCAGAACACCGGTCACATAGCGGCCTTTGCCCAGCAAACTCTCGCCGATATAGCCCTCAAGAATACGGATAGACGGCGTCTTGCGAACGGCTGATATGAGCGCATCCATAATCGCCCGGCCGGCCATATCCCCGC belongs to Roseibium porphyridii and includes:
- a CDS encoding L,D-transpeptidase family protein — encoded protein: MSSCSKYSRGRRTRALLGLASAALLSATAVSGAWARDTAKDAEKAATEPPLHMLVSLNEQQIQVYRGLDLIETSPISSGKRGHSTPTGVFSILEKRRKHFSNLYDNAPMPFMQRLTWSGIALHVGRLPGYPASHGCIRMPRPFAKSLYSMTDRGMHVVVTRDPAKPQSVRHSVLPQPFVPETKVASLSSRNIQADSALRGAIQPASLQASLPVAEPENPYFDKPLRMIITPQKAPSRTRVLQRLLNEMGYDAGPVDGIFGRKTRAAVSLYQEGAELPVTGNVTDALVAMIYAEAGYEKPQNAMLRVRRKFRDVYSAPVTLKNIDKDIGTHVYTALDFEKGDQTVDWIAVSAEGDRGGNSKDLLDRVVMPEKVALEISKMLTPGTSLTITDRNFKRNTGLGTDFVVVTR
- a CDS encoding dihydroorotase yields the protein MSATYDLILQGGTVVNQDGEGVRDVGIRNGRIAGIGSFDSAQAGEVIDCTGLHVLPGVMDTQVHFREPGLEHKEDLETGSRAAAMGGVTTVFEMPNTNPLTTSEAALADKVSRGHHRMHCDFAFWVGGTRENVKDIPELERLPAAAGIKVFMGSSTGDLLVEDDQGVRDILSVTRRRAAFHSEDEFRLREREGERVAGDPSSHPIWRDEVAALKCTDRLVTIARETGAKIHVLHLSTAEEVDYLITHKDVASIEVTPHHLTLTDEAYHRLGSLVQMNPPVRAPRHSERLWWGLQQGILDILGSDHAPHLLEEKQKPYPASPSGMTGVQTLVPIMLDHVNAGRLSLARFVDMTSAGPLRLFQTARKGRIAIGYDADFTVVDMKLKKTIRNEWIASKCGWTPYDGKDVTGWPIGTIVRGQRVMWEDELTTPSRGEAVVFQDGLKK
- a CDS encoding YgfZ/GcvT domain-containing protein; the protein is MPSATYAHLTDRSLIKVAGDEATHFLQNLVTSDIDNLGQLGAASAALLTPQGKILFDFLIYKFDDVYYVDAPSAVATDLLKRLTFYRLRAKVDLEAVDAEIGVFAVWGNGKAADKGLLSVNDPRLEALGQRVVGQIDQLSQTLDGVAADLSAYDAHRIAHGVPEGLKDYDYSDIFPHDADLDQLNGVSFTKGCYVGQEVVSRVQHRGTARKRFVKVESSSALFDKGTDLTAAGKNVGTLGSTAVGQNGSVGLALIRLDKVAQAKDNGNPLLCGDVEVDVILPDWAKFTWPETSAAD
- a CDS encoding HD family hydrolase, yielding MPAARSDQPPRAWQRMLSGRRLNLLDPSPLDVEISDIAHGLARVARWNGQTFGNHAFSVAEHSLIVEDIALQLRPDLTANWRLAVLLHDAPEYVIGDMISPFKAVIGEAYKAVETRLQGAIHLRFGLPADIPATVKKLAKRADIISAYFEAVELAGFDEQEAAKIFGRPRGFPLNKDGKLHYGLEPMPVAKAQEKFMERFNEIEALREAGNKRSEHKANG
- a CDS encoding tyrosine phosphatase family protein, giving the protein MLHVCSLSKLTDTVNKTGAKSLVTLINAEMEVPTPAGIDPGKHLFLAFNDIVDPVQGLIPASERHVEDLLAFVNSWDRQAPLVIHCWAGISRSTAGAYVAACTLNPTANEYTLAALLRERSPSATPNARIVAMADKLLGREGRMIDAIRGIGRGANAFEGAPFLMPIDIQE
- a CDS encoding NUDIX hydrolase, with the protein product MPHRQASIEIGLNAVIVSVSNGMPQIVHVNDTVDSPLNGLPFGPFDPIRHRTFDIGLRAWVEEQTALRLGYVEQLYTFGDRGRHRVAGDEGPHVVSVGYLALTRQTPNSEETLAKHNSAWHSWYDYFPWEDWRSGRPSLLDNEILPTLDAWAQEPPAPGEPPRPLARSERIHLAFGTGTTSWDEERALERYELLYEAGLVQEARTDGRAAAQARGDLPFLGVPMRFDHRRVLATAISRLRGKLKYRPVIFELMPETFTLTDLQTSVEAISGRHLHKQNFRRLVENADLVEPTGATSTATGGRPAALFRFRHQLMSERPAPGLRVGGGR
- a CDS encoding cell wall hydrolase; the protein is MSGPKSRNRKRFSAKVTQEYGPVRARMRRIKYVLVASPLLFIGLGGSVAEQDIFALINARNEASPRWMMALEPGNFTSKVSPQLSLATAPPPSHTSAPVLTLTSADEEFEAKPVMGLDEVARSVQPTEIPDRIETNASSKGDRLITMAPDRQMVDQAAGNVFAMSSLISTEKKHKDLPRVAFVKPAPLDSKESTLLAKASEDGLLEDGPLDLQRVMMARNAAAASFSLVSAYAPDSVKETKEPFDALFGAAKYEQELPPPEDPENPHWWAQKPLPLSVGQRKEQRCLAEAIYFEARGESEEGQVAVAQVVLNRVKNPAYPNSICGVVYQNKHKRNRCQFSFACDGIKDRISSPAAWKTAQRLTKDVLNGKQYLKMVDASTHYHATYVSPRWARSMAKRGQVGLHIFYKTYAGGWN
- a CDS encoding YqhA family protein — protein: MMSEEHNHNNSTVEKDLVIRLTRYAQIPMLLGLAVGMVLFLITFFVDIYHAVETYEFLDRKKTILLILNLLDMVFIANLLIMVATNTYNTYRLKKSVHGDDYIQQGERAYRRMKHRIVSTIIIISSIHVLSELLEFSQISMLQVAALLGFHLVLLATYVVTNVFRSND
- the nadC gene encoding carboxylating nicotinate-nucleotide diphosphorylase is translated as MSPNTLPELPRLMIDEAVKSALLEDWGRAGDVTSQATLPSTATARAVIAARKPGVLAGAGCAESAFRQTDTRLQFDLARNDGDRLAPGDIVAHIEGPARALLAAERVALNFLGHLSGIATATSLFADQIAHTKADIVCTRKTTPGLRAFEKYAVKCGGGANHRFGLDDAVLIKDNHIAVAGGVTNAIEAAKAFAGHLVKIEVEVDTLEQLEEALAAAPDVVMLDNMPPERLEKAVGIANGKVLLEASGGIELDTVRAVAESGVDLISSGWITHSAPVLDLGLDIELS
- a CDS encoding L-aspartate oxidase, with amino-acid sequence MEVSVEDFAPAYIGKDVDDVVILGGGLAGLFCALKLSPRPVTVITNAPIGQGASSAWAQGGIAAAISEPDSVEEHRDDTLVAGCGICEEKIVEQMTREGSDRVHDLLSYGVPFDKDLEGRLKFSREAAHSHSRVVRVRGDMAGRAIMDALISAVRKTPSIRILEGYIGESLLGKGRYVTGVLARRRGGIERLAFPAKAVVLASGGVGHLFGLTTNPYEANGHGLAMAARAGAVIADAEFVQFHPTALDVGKDPAPLATEALRGEGAILVNKAGERFMEKVHPDLELAPRDIVARAIHEEVSAGRGAFLDCREAIGAKFQEEFPTVFKAATAAGIDPSKDLLPVAPAEHYHMGGVLTDANGRTSLDGLWAAGEVASTGAHGANRLASNSLLEAVVFAARIAEDIQGLMPTPRSAYWNEMDDAPGLPSQRNVEERDAITVLRTTLSKNVGVLRDAGGLKEALSDIVRAEKICVRQSIRNMMVAGKIIAAAALKREESRGGHFRKDFPQEHPDLAKRSYTTLSEVETLTAEALETA